From a single Methanotorris formicicus Mc-S-70 genomic region:
- a CDS encoding DUF365 domain-containing protein — MKILEKYKNNLFLTEEEFREYVELSKKWGYGRKKKKSWMAIVLKNIKKYSKVIKPKRFISVGGRYIKDGNIRIF; from the coding sequence ATGAAAATACTTGAAAAATACAAAAATAACTTGTTTTTAACAGAAGAGGAATTTAGAGAGTATGTTGAGTTATCTAAAAAGTGGGGTTATGGTAGAAAAAAGAAAAAATCATGGATGGCTATTGTTTTAAAGAACATTAAAAAGTATTCTAAGGTTATTAAGCCAAAAAGGTTTATTTCAGTTGGTGGGAGATATATAAAAGACGGGAATATAAGGATATTTTAA